From one uncultured Methanoregula sp. genomic stretch:
- the pheT gene encoding phenylalanine--tRNA ligase subunit beta gives MAVITLPYKYLERLTRTDKKTILDKVALIGSDVERIEDDHADVEFFPDRPDLFSPEGVARAMRGYLGIETGLPTYPVKPSGIKFTVDPQLAEIRPVLGAAVIRGVSFDDESIQSIMSLQESLHWAVGRGRSKVAIGIHDMDMVKPPFHYIASRRSRGFIPLDFKEKMTMDEILEKHPKGRDYAKIVKDFPLFPLIVDDDDHVLSFPPIINGERTRVTIDTKNILLDTTGTDKRAVSVAVNIICTAMAEAGASIESVEIGGIQTPTLAPAERVLSVSECSRILGVDLTPASMAGYLQRMRFGAEPVGADKVNVQVPCYRADIMHDWDIFEDVAIAYGYDKLESHPPKTYTVGKPHPVQVNAALAREAFTGLGYLEVMPFTLTNEDVLYKRMQREETKGVLHVMHPISIENTVVRTELLPLLLEFLALNRHRELPQRLFTVGDVVLDCRTHQQAAGVSTHPDADFSEAYASADAVLHELSINYTVKESADPAFIDGRRGDIIVAGKKVGVFGEIHPAVLVAFELEHSIAAFEFDIRAVPGYPAL, from the coding sequence ATGGCAGTCATCACCCTCCCCTACAAGTACCTCGAACGTCTTACCCGTACGGACAAAAAGACGATCCTCGACAAGGTCGCCCTGATAGGCTCGGACGTGGAGCGGATCGAGGATGACCATGCAGATGTCGAGTTCTTCCCGGACCGGCCCGATCTCTTCAGCCCTGAAGGCGTTGCCCGGGCCATGCGGGGCTATCTCGGGATCGAGACCGGCCTCCCGACCTACCCGGTCAAGCCGTCCGGAATAAAATTCACGGTCGACCCCCAGCTTGCTGAGATCCGCCCGGTGCTCGGGGCTGCCGTTATCCGGGGAGTCTCGTTCGACGACGAGTCGATCCAGAGCATCATGTCCCTGCAGGAATCGCTCCACTGGGCGGTTGGCCGGGGCAGGTCCAAAGTTGCCATCGGCATCCATGACATGGACATGGTCAAGCCCCCGTTCCATTACATTGCCTCGCGCCGGAGCCGGGGATTCATCCCGCTCGACTTTAAAGAGAAGATGACGATGGACGAGATCCTCGAGAAGCACCCGAAGGGCAGGGACTATGCAAAGATTGTCAAGGATTTCCCGCTCTTCCCACTGATCGTGGACGACGATGACCATGTTCTCTCGTTCCCGCCGATCATCAACGGCGAGCGGACCCGGGTGACCATCGACACGAAGAACATTCTTCTCGACACCACCGGTACCGACAAGCGGGCGGTCAGTGTCGCCGTCAACATCATCTGTACGGCTATGGCCGAAGCCGGAGCATCGATCGAGAGCGTGGAGATTGGCGGTATTCAGACCCCGACGCTCGCACCTGCCGAGCGGGTTCTCAGTGTATCGGAATGCTCCCGGATTCTCGGGGTAGACCTGACCCCCGCGTCCATGGCGGGATACCTGCAGCGGATGCGCTTTGGTGCCGAACCGGTAGGTGCGGACAAGGTAAACGTCCAGGTACCGTGCTACCGGGCCGACATCATGCACGACTGGGATATCTTCGAGGATGTGGCCATTGCGTACGGCTACGACAAGCTCGAAAGCCATCCTCCCAAAACCTACACGGTGGGAAAACCCCACCCGGTCCAGGTCAACGCGGCCCTTGCCCGTGAAGCCTTCACGGGCCTTGGCTACCTCGAAGTGATGCCGTTCACGTTAACCAACGAGGACGTGCTCTATAAGCGGATGCAACGGGAGGAGACAAAAGGCGTCCTCCACGTGATGCACCCGATCAGCATCGAGAACACGGTGGTCAGGACCGAGCTTTTGCCCCTGCTCCTCGAGTTCCTGGCCCTGAACCGGCATCGCGAACTTCCCCAGCGTCTCTTCACGGTTGGGGATGTTGTCCTGGATTGCCGCACGCACCAGCAGGCAGCAGGTGTCAGCACTCATCCCGATGCGGACTTCTCGGAAGCCTATGCCTCAGCCGATGCGGTGCTCCACGAGCTCTCCATCAACTATACCGTGAAGGAATCAGCAGACCCGGCCTTCATCGACGGACGCCGTGGAGATATCATCGTTGCCGGGAAAAAAGTGGGTGTCTTTGGCGAGATTCATCCCGCGGTGCTTGTTGCCTTCGAGCTCGAGCACTCCATTGCCGCGTTCGAGTTCGATATCAGAGCCGTACCGGGATATCCCGCGCTCTGA
- a CDS encoding DNA glycosylase — protein sequence MPSLTLRPDEPFDLTATLACGQVFRWDRSNDGWWYGIVGNRVIKIRQDGQKLTFTGAPASFIRYYFSLDLDLGPVLTSIDRDPVIHESLINNRGLRLVRQPPWECTVSYICSTNSNIPTIRRRIAAIAEKCGKPVPFEGKTYFTFPEPASISCGGHEGLTECRLGYRHPYVFRASCSVTDEEEWEEIIRGLPYEDARKELMKLHGVGPKAADCILLFAFQKYEAFPVDVWIRRIMQQHYLPDLATGAPLTNREYYTIRRFAREHFGEYCGYAQEYLYAAREG from the coding sequence ATGCCATCCCTCACCCTGCGCCCGGATGAACCGTTCGATCTTACTGCAACCCTTGCCTGCGGGCAGGTGTTCCGCTGGGATCGCAGCAATGATGGCTGGTGGTACGGGATTGTGGGGAACCGCGTGATAAAAATCCGGCAGGACGGGCAAAAACTGACTTTTACCGGAGCGCCGGCTTCCTTTATCCGGTACTATTTTTCCCTGGACCTGGACCTTGGTCCTGTCCTGACATCCATTGACCGGGATCCGGTTATTCACGAATCGCTGATAAACAATAGGGGGCTCCGGCTCGTACGACAGCCACCATGGGAGTGCACGGTCTCCTATATCTGCTCGACAAACTCCAATATTCCCACGATCCGTCGAAGAATTGCGGCTATTGCTGAAAAATGCGGCAAACCAGTTCCATTCGAAGGAAAGACGTATTTCACCTTCCCGGAGCCGGCCTCCATTTCCTGCGGCGGCCACGAGGGACTCACGGAATGCCGGCTGGGATACCGGCATCCCTATGTTTTTAGAGCCTCCTGCTCGGTCACCGATGAGGAAGAGTGGGAAGAAATAATACGCGGACTCCCGTATGAGGACGCAAGAAAAGAACTGATGAAACTCCACGGAGTTGGCCCGAAAGCGGCGGACTGTATCCTGCTCTTCGCATTCCAGAAGTACGAGGCGTTCCCGGTAGATGTCTGGATCCGCAGGATCATGCAGCAGCACTATCTCCCGGACCTCGCAACCGGCGCCCCGCTCACGAACCGCGAATACTATACGATCCGCCGGTTCGCACGGGAGCATTTCGGGGAGTACTGCGGATATGCACAGGAGTACCTGTACGCGGCAAGGGAAGGATGA
- a CDS encoding adenosylhomocysteinase, with amino-acid sequence MSSGKLKIEWAAQYMPVLAAIKKQFVKEQPFAGMTIGMALHVEAKTANLVSTLAAGGAVVHITGCNPLSTQDDVAEALGHVKNVHCYAKRACSVEEYYAAIDQVLDAKPVITIDDGMDLIHYIHTKRRDLIKKVIGGCEETTTGIHRLKAMAAEGKLEFPVVAVNDTPMKHFFDNVHGTGESVLSSIMITTNTLIAGKYFVVAGYGYCGRGLARKAHGLGAKVVVTEIDPRRALEAHMDGFMVMTMDDAAVIGDIFVTTTGNFAVIARKHFAKLKDGAILANAGHFNVEIDIDWLRKNAARVIERDGIETFVLGKKSVHVLAEGRLVNLATPKGMGHPIEVMDLSFALQALCTLHIAKNGKKMKGGVYDVPNEIDEQVANLKLSSLGLSIDSLSKEQKKYSCSWDIGT; translated from the coding sequence ATGAGTTCAGGAAAGCTGAAGATCGAATGGGCAGCGCAGTACATGCCGGTGCTCGCCGCCATTAAAAAACAGTTTGTCAAGGAACAACCGTTTGCCGGTATGACGATCGGCATGGCCCTCCATGTAGAGGCCAAGACCGCAAACCTTGTCTCAACGCTCGCGGCCGGAGGAGCTGTGGTGCATATCACCGGCTGCAACCCGCTCTCCACGCAGGACGATGTGGCCGAAGCTCTCGGTCATGTGAAAAACGTTCACTGCTATGCGAAGCGAGCATGCTCGGTGGAAGAGTATTATGCCGCCATCGATCAGGTGCTCGATGCAAAACCGGTCATCACCATCGATGACGGGATGGATCTCATCCACTACATCCACACCAAGCGCCGCGACCTCATCAAGAAAGTTATCGGGGGCTGCGAGGAGACCACGACAGGTATCCACCGCCTGAAAGCCATGGCGGCGGAAGGAAAACTCGAGTTTCCCGTTGTTGCAGTGAACGACACTCCGATGAAGCACTTCTTTGATAATGTCCACGGAACCGGAGAGAGTGTCCTCTCGTCGATCATGATCACGACCAACACCCTCATTGCCGGGAAGTACTTTGTAGTGGCCGGTTACGGCTACTGCGGCCGGGGCCTTGCCCGCAAAGCCCACGGGCTTGGTGCAAAAGTCGTTGTCACCGAGATCGATCCCCGGCGTGCCCTTGAAGCGCATATGGATGGTTTCATGGTCATGACCATGGACGATGCAGCAGTCATCGGTGATATCTTCGTCACTACGACCGGGAATTTTGCAGTCATCGCCAGGAAGCATTTTGCAAAGCTGAAAGACGGCGCCATTCTCGCAAATGCCGGCCACTTCAATGTCGAGATCGACATCGACTGGCTCCGGAAGAATGCGGCACGGGTTATCGAACGCGATGGAATAGAGACGTTCGTCCTGGGTAAGAAGTCGGTTCACGTCCTTGCAGAGGGTCGGCTTGTGAACCTCGCCACTCCCAAGGGCATGGGTCATCCAATCGAGGTCATGGACCTGAGTTTTGCCCTGCAGGCACTCTGCACCCTCCATATCGCGAAGAACGGGAAAAAGATGAAGGGCGGCGTGTACGATGTACCCAATGAGATTGACGAGCAGGTGGCAAACCTCAAGCTCTCCTCGCTCGGGCTCTCGATCGACTCGCTCAGCAAAGAGCAGAAGAAATACAGCTGCAGCTGGGATATAGGGACGTAA
- the hisF gene encoding imidazole glycerol phosphate synthase subunit HisF has product MVLTRRIIPCLDLKDGRVVKGTNFLGLRDAGDPVELAERYNEQGADEVVFLDITASKEKRGIIIELIKRAADQLFLPLTVGGGLKSLDDIQQILRAGADKVSLNTSAVHDPILITRGAEAFGTQCMVCAMDVRRNFTQNEKAIPVILEDGRTCWYEVVIYGGSNPTGIDAVAWAKEAEERGAGEILLTSMETDGTKNGFDIAITSAISDAAGIPVIASGGVGTLEHFYDGFTRGKADACLAASVFHYGEFTVKEVKEYLRARDIPVRL; this is encoded by the coding sequence ATGGTACTGACGCGACGGATCATTCCCTGTCTCGACCTCAAGGATGGCCGGGTAGTGAAAGGAACCAATTTCCTCGGGCTCCGCGATGCCGGGGATCCGGTAGAGCTGGCCGAACGGTACAACGAGCAGGGAGCCGACGAGGTGGTCTTCCTCGATATCACGGCTTCCAAGGAGAAGCGGGGGATCATCATCGAGCTTATAAAACGGGCTGCCGACCAGCTCTTCCTCCCCCTGACCGTTGGCGGGGGCCTCAAATCCCTTGACGATATCCAGCAGATCCTCCGGGCCGGGGCGGACAAGGTAAGCCTCAACACGAGCGCAGTCCACGACCCCATACTCATAACCCGTGGGGCCGAGGCGTTCGGGACCCAGTGCATGGTCTGTGCCATGGACGTGCGCCGGAACTTCACGCAAAATGAAAAAGCAATCCCTGTCATTCTGGAAGACGGCCGGACCTGCTGGTACGAGGTAGTCATCTACGGCGGGAGCAATCCGACCGGCATCGATGCTGTTGCCTGGGCAAAGGAAGCCGAAGAGCGGGGAGCCGGAGAGATCCTCTTAACCAGCATGGAGACCGATGGCACCAAGAACGGTTTTGATATCGCCATCACCTCCGCAATATCCGATGCAGCGGGCATCCCGGTCATCGCGAGCGGCGGGGTCGGAACGCTTGAACATTTCTATGACGGGTTCACCCGGGGAAAAGCCGATGCCTGCCTTGCGGCAAGCGTCTTCCACTACGGAGAATTCACAGTAAAAGAAGTAAAAGAGTATCTCAGAGCGCGGGATATCCCGGTACGGCTCTGA